Proteins found in one Mucilaginibacter gracilis genomic segment:
- a CDS encoding TolC family protein yields MKPFLFSIIFLFTLHAASAQQHPVSLEQSKQAALAYSNAIKNGELSINSAEAGVKSAKANYLPSVSGTGLALYGFKDIVPAIPGLLDKGINNVYTVGVTGTQSIYAGGKIMTSNQLAALKVEASKILARQSTDSVLLLTEQKYWNIVNLQEQSKTIKANENLLNSILKMQKDMLASGLIARNDLLKVKVQLSQLMVNKSKLNNGRMLALFDFSVYTGMPFDSLMVMQDTLNKATNPVLPGVKPDTALSNINSYRLLALQVKSSNLQTRLTKADNLPSLSVGMSASQLGSFNGAFSSSFTPLAFGTLSIPISESLWGGNRQKIKQRKISEQVAQNNLRDGSNQLQVGILKYWYDLKDALTQINYAKENLIQATENLKVNEDNYKAGLSAVSDVLDAQAAYQQADGTLTTAFTDFKVKKAAYDYSIGRISETKTSN; encoded by the coding sequence ATGAAACCCTTCCTATTTTCAATCATATTTCTATTTACGCTGCATGCGGCAAGCGCACAGCAGCACCCGGTATCCCTGGAGCAGAGCAAACAAGCGGCCCTGGCTTACAGTAACGCTATAAAAAACGGCGAGTTGAGCATTAACTCGGCAGAGGCCGGCGTCAAATCGGCTAAAGCCAACTACCTGCCCAGTGTAAGCGGTACTGGCCTGGCGCTTTACGGGTTCAAAGATATTGTTCCGGCAATTCCCGGCTTACTAGACAAGGGCATCAACAACGTTTATACAGTTGGAGTTACGGGTACCCAAAGTATTTATGCGGGCGGCAAAATCATGACCAGCAACCAGCTTGCAGCATTAAAGGTTGAGGCCAGCAAAATACTGGCCCGCCAGTCTACAGACTCGGTATTGCTGCTAACAGAGCAAAAGTACTGGAACATTGTTAACCTGCAGGAGCAAAGTAAAACCATTAAAGCAAATGAAAACTTGTTAAACAGTATCCTTAAAATGCAAAAGGATATGCTGGCATCGGGCCTTATTGCCCGGAACGACCTGCTTAAGGTTAAAGTTCAGCTCAGCCAGCTAATGGTAAACAAAAGCAAGCTAAATAACGGCCGCATGCTTGCCCTGTTTGATTTCTCGGTTTACACCGGTATGCCGTTTGATTCGCTTATGGTGATGCAAGACACACTAAACAAAGCTACCAACCCGGTATTGCCGGGTGTAAAACCCGACACTGCACTGTCTAATATCAATAGTTACCGTTTACTGGCGTTACAGGTAAAAAGCAGCAACCTGCAAACAAGGCTTACCAAAGCCGACAATTTGCCTAGCTTATCGGTAGGCATGAGCGCTTCGCAATTAGGTTCCTTTAATGGCGCTTTCAGCAGTTCGTTTACACCGTTGGCTTTCGGCACCCTCAGCATCCCAATATCTGAAAGCCTTTGGGGAGGCAACCGCCAAAAAATTAAACAGCGGAAGATAAGCGAACAAGTTGCCCAGAATAATTTGCGCGACGGCAGCAACCAACTACAGGTAGGTATTTTAAAATACTGGTATGACCTAAAAGATGCGTTGACGCAGATAAACTACGCAAAAGAAAACCTGATACAGGCAACTGAAAACCTGAAGGTTAATGAGGACAATTACAAGGCTGGGTTAAGTGCTGTAAGTGATGTACTGGATGCGCAAGCCGCATATCAACAGGCAGACGGGACCTTGACTACCGCTTTTACCGATTTTAAGGTTAAAAAAGCAGCTTACGATTATTCGATAGGAAGGATTTCTGAAACTAAAACTTCTAACTAA
- a CDS encoding SDR family NAD(P)-dependent oxidoreductase: MRLKNKVAIVTGGARDIGRAVSVKLAAEGAKVVVNYFRQANDADETLAQIKSNGGEAIAVYGDMTNTHDVAALIDKAREAFGDEIHILVNVAGGLVARKPTAEIDDDFWDFVFDLNVKSAFKSSKAVLPFMPAGSSIINFSSLAGRDGGGPGASVYATAKGALLTYTRALAKELGPKGIRVNGVAPGMIATSFHDTFSKPEVRSNVANATPLRREGKASEVADLVCYLASDESSFVTGTNIDINGGLAFS; the protein is encoded by the coding sequence ATGCGTTTAAAAAACAAAGTTGCCATTGTAACCGGCGGTGCCCGTGATATTGGCCGTGCGGTATCTGTTAAACTTGCTGCCGAAGGTGCCAAAGTTGTGGTAAACTATTTTAGGCAAGCCAATGATGCCGACGAAACGCTGGCCCAGATAAAAAGCAATGGCGGCGAGGCCATTGCCGTGTATGGCGATATGACTAACACCCACGATGTAGCGGCACTAATAGATAAAGCCCGTGAAGCTTTCGGCGATGAGATTCACATCCTGGTGAATGTTGCCGGCGGTTTGGTTGCACGCAAACCTACTGCCGAAATTGACGATGACTTTTGGGACTTTGTGTTCGATCTTAACGTAAAATCAGCATTTAAGTCGTCAAAAGCTGTTTTACCCTTTATGCCTGCCGGTAGCTCCATTATTAATTTTTCATCCCTTGCCGGGCGAGACGGCGGCGGGCCGGGCGCATCGGTGTATGCTACTGCTAAAGGCGCATTATTAACCTATACACGTGCACTTGCAAAAGAATTAGGCCCAAAAGGTATCCGCGTTAATGGTGTAGCGCCGGGAATGATAGCAACCAGTTTTCATGATACATTTTCAAAGCCCGAAGTGCGCAGCAACGTAGCCAACGCCACGCCGCTTCGCCGCGAAGGTAAAGCCAGTGAAGTTGCCGACCTGGTATGCTACCTGGCAAGCGATGAATCGAGCTTTGTAACAGGTACAAATATTGACATTAACGGTGGGTTGGCGTTTTCGTAG
- a CDS encoding MFS transporter, whose translation MPDFRAWAQYIIVYFKPGLYVKIKGLRWYIIALIGLATVINYIDRSAINIMWPYIYKEFGISDAGSKNALALITTFFMIAYALGQTFTGKLMDAIGTRLGMAFSILGWSISIALHALARGLFSFNIFRFMLGFSEAGNWPGATKSNAEWFPAKERAIAQGIFGAGASLGSVIAAPVIALLFVALGWKLTFACVAVLGVLWVIPWLVINKNTPDKHPWITPEERQYILSTNTKNPFPVPQTVYTWRELLKFNNTWGIILGRFFIDPVWWLFVTWLPTFLKEQFLFDIKQIAGFTWIPYLVAACGSLLGGYYSSVMIRRGNDAAKSRKRAITIGCVFMLVGLVGIVIYLPDLKSHPGLAMTLISITLFGFQFLINNLQTLPSDYFNGKNVGTVAGMGGTAAVVGTLFTTWAVPVITQTSYTSFFILGAVLVPIAWLSVTFISSKNLKN comes from the coding sequence ATGCCTGATTTTAGGGCATGGGCACAATATATTATTGTTTATTTTAAACCGGGACTATACGTGAAAATTAAAGGCTTACGCTGGTATATTATTGCCTTGATAGGACTGGCAACCGTGATTAATTATATCGATCGGAGTGCCATCAATATTATGTGGCCCTACATCTACAAAGAATTTGGCATTAGCGATGCGGGCAGCAAAAACGCACTGGCGCTTATCACCACATTCTTTATGATAGCCTATGCGTTAGGCCAAACATTTACGGGTAAGCTAATGGACGCCATTGGTACACGTTTGGGGATGGCTTTCTCTATTTTAGGATGGAGTATATCTATCGCCTTACATGCTTTGGCGAGGGGGTTGTTCTCGTTCAATATCTTTAGGTTTATGCTTGGCTTTAGCGAGGCCGGAAACTGGCCTGGTGCCACAAAAAGCAATGCCGAGTGGTTTCCTGCAAAAGAAAGGGCTATAGCACAAGGCATCTTTGGCGCGGGCGCGTCGTTGGGCTCGGTCATAGCGGCACCGGTTATAGCTTTGTTATTTGTTGCATTAGGCTGGAAATTAACCTTTGCCTGTGTGGCCGTTTTAGGTGTTCTTTGGGTAATCCCATGGCTGGTGATCAACAAAAACACGCCCGACAAACATCCCTGGATCACACCAGAAGAGCGGCAATATATTTTATCCACTAATACAAAAAATCCCTTTCCTGTTCCGCAAACGGTTTATACCTGGCGCGAGCTATTAAAATTTAACAATACATGGGGCATTATTTTAGGTCGTTTTTTTATCGATCCTGTTTGGTGGTTGTTTGTTACCTGGTTGCCTACCTTTTTAAAAGAGCAATTCCTTTTTGATATTAAACAAATAGCGGGCTTTACATGGATACCTTACCTGGTGGCCGCCTGTGGCAGCTTACTTGGCGGATACTATTCATCGGTGATGATACGGCGGGGCAATGATGCGGCCAAATCGCGCAAAAGGGCCATCACTATTGGCTGTGTATTTATGTTGGTAGGCTTGGTTGGCATCGTTATTTACCTGCCCGATTTAAAAAGCCATCCCGGTTTAGCTATGACGCTTATCAGCATAACCCTCTTTGGTTTCCAATTCCTTATCAATAATTTACAAACCCTGCCATCTGATTATTTTAATGGTAAAAACGTAGGCACGGTAGCGGGTATGGGTGGCACGGCAGCGGTTGTGGGTACATTATTCACTACCTGGGCAGTACCGGTTATAACACAAACCAGTTATACTTCCTTTTTTATACTTGGTGCTGTGCTTGTACCTATAGCATGGCTTTCAGTAACATTCATTTCATCCAAAAACCTTAAAAACTAA
- a CDS encoding TetR/AcrR family transcriptional regulator yields the protein MITTNISPLPPDKVRQHIVDVTTMLICKNQIEQVSVKQIASLAKVTESNVIHLFYNLNNLIAVCLINAFDTLGDYIRCQKRKRGKYAGNIDTFWKMLVEFHCNYMDQAGAICHFLKAPAPFPAIAIKQTVTEAIAAELDIIEHQLRSCNNQVRFIAFVHLFILSRQLATKLSPYDDAGNRSKISNCYYSTAERGLEIIMKLPIR from the coding sequence GTGATAACCACAAATATTTCCCCGCTCCCGCCTGATAAAGTCAGACAGCATATTGTCGACGTGACCACTATGCTGATCTGTAAAAATCAAATCGAACAAGTATCTGTCAAGCAAATAGCATCATTGGCCAAGGTAACCGAAAGCAACGTTATTCATCTTTTTTACAACCTGAATAATCTCATCGCAGTTTGCCTGATCAATGCTTTTGATACCCTTGGCGATTATATCCGGTGCCAGAAGCGTAAACGGGGCAAATATGCTGGAAACATAGACACCTTCTGGAAAATGCTGGTGGAGTTCCACTGTAATTACATGGATCAGGCAGGGGCTATCTGTCATTTTCTCAAAGCCCCGGCTCCGTTTCCGGCGATAGCTATTAAACAAACCGTCACAGAGGCTATTGCAGCTGAACTTGATATCATCGAACATCAGCTAAGAAGTTGTAATAACCAGGTCCGTTTTATTGCATTTGTACATTTGTTTATCCTGTCGCGGCAGCTGGCAACAAAACTATCCCCTTATGATGATGCGGGCAACCGGAGTAAAATTTCGAATTGTTATTACAGCACAGCGGAGCGGGGTTTGGAAATCATTATGAAACTGCCTATCCGCTGA